The Microbacterium sp. SORGH_AS_0862 genome has a segment encoding these proteins:
- a CDS encoding TetR/AcrR family transcriptional regulator, producing the protein MPNPTDGSRGRLLDAAEALLGEDADRSLSVRAVCSRAGVQLPTLSHFFESKQGLIDALVERGFDRFARLLDEIPSPSGTGAPAAIWDAHLAFAVEHPALFTLMTGHVRPGSPRDGDDIAGAATLRLLREEARHRLPAPEVRHRLPAPEVSLPPPARAPSSPSPQHRVRLRRTAVTSPSPVGRSRAGRSWPAAACCCSASLC; encoded by the coding sequence GTGCCGAACCCGACCGACGGATCGCGCGGCAGGCTTCTCGATGCCGCCGAGGCGCTGCTCGGGGAGGACGCCGACCGGTCACTGTCGGTGCGCGCGGTGTGTTCCCGCGCCGGAGTGCAACTGCCCACGCTCTCCCACTTCTTCGAAAGCAAGCAGGGACTGATCGATGCGCTCGTCGAGCGCGGTTTCGACCGCTTCGCGCGTCTGCTCGACGAGATCCCGTCACCGTCGGGGACAGGGGCGCCGGCCGCGATCTGGGATGCGCACCTCGCCTTCGCCGTCGAGCATCCGGCGCTTTTCACCCTGATGACCGGCCACGTCCGTCCCGGCTCTCCGCGCGACGGAGACGACATCGCAGGCGCGGCCACCTTGCGCCTCCTGCGCGAGGAGGCGAGACACCGACTCCCGGCACCGGAGGTGAGACACCGACTCCCGGCACCGGAGGTGAGCCTTCCACCCCCGGCACGGGCACCGAGCAGCCCATCGCCGCAGCACCGGGTGCGGCTCCGGCGGACCGCAGTGACCTCGCCCTCACCGGTGGGGAGATCGCGAGCTGGGCGCTCCTGGCCGGCGGCGGCCTGCTGCTGTTCGGCGTCGCTCTGCTGA
- a CDS encoding MalY/PatB family protein has product MTHPYDERGREMLDRPESRKWSLHPGKIGAWVAEMDFGTAPVVSAALHRAVEEETLGYLSPALAERMALATASWMRRAYGWSIASERVHPVADVMAALGVAVRTFAPAGSPVIVPTPAYMPFLTYLPAIGHPVIPVPGRVVSGRWEHDIDGIDAAFSAGARTLVLCNPHNPTGSVLTRDELSRIAEVVERHGGRVFADEIHAPLRYGGVTHVPYASLSEATASHTVTGTSASKAWNIPGVKAAQLITSNQNDDDIYRRVGFAHVHGASTLGVVASIAAYEEGEPWLAQTIEYLDGNRMLLVDLLAQHLPEVRYTPPQGTYLAWLDARDLALPDAPADFFRERAGVVLTDGALCAAPGFLRLVLAMPRPLLADAVAAMGASARE; this is encoded by the coding sequence GTGACGCATCCTTACGACGAACGCGGCCGCGAGATGCTCGATCGCCCGGAGAGTCGGAAGTGGAGCCTGCATCCGGGCAAGATCGGGGCGTGGGTGGCCGAGATGGATTTCGGCACGGCGCCGGTGGTGAGCGCAGCGCTGCACCGGGCGGTCGAGGAGGAGACGCTCGGGTATCTGTCGCCGGCGCTGGCCGAGCGGATGGCGCTCGCCACGGCGAGCTGGATGCGGCGCGCTTACGGCTGGAGCATCGCGTCCGAGCGCGTGCACCCCGTCGCCGACGTGATGGCGGCGCTGGGCGTCGCGGTCCGCACGTTCGCGCCCGCCGGTTCACCCGTGATCGTGCCCACACCCGCCTACATGCCGTTCCTCACGTACCTGCCTGCGATCGGGCACCCGGTGATCCCGGTGCCGGGACGCGTGGTGTCGGGGCGATGGGAGCATGACATCGACGGCATCGACGCCGCGTTCTCCGCCGGCGCGCGCACGCTCGTGCTGTGTAACCCGCATAATCCGACCGGCTCCGTCCTGACCCGGGATGAGCTCAGCCGGATCGCCGAGGTGGTCGAACGTCACGGCGGCAGGGTCTTCGCCGATGAGATCCACGCGCCGCTGCGATACGGCGGTGTCACACACGTGCCGTACGCCTCGCTCTCCGAGGCCACCGCCTCGCACACCGTCACCGGCACGAGCGCGTCGAAGGCGTGGAACATCCCGGGGGTGAAGGCGGCGCAGCTCATCACCTCGAACCAGAACGACGACGACATCTACCGACGAGTGGGCTTCGCCCACGTGCACGGCGCCTCGACTCTCGGCGTCGTCGCATCCATCGCCGCGTACGAGGAGGGGGAGCCCTGGCTCGCCCAGACGATCGAGTATCTCGACGGCAATCGGATGCTGCTGGTGGATCTGCTCGCTCAGCACCTGCCCGAGGTGCGCTATACGCCTCCCCAAGGCACCTACCTCGCGTGGTTGGACGCACGCGACCTCGCGCTGCCGGACGCGCCTGCCGACTTCTTCCGCGAGCGCGCGGGGGTCGTGCTGACCGACGGCGCGCTGTGCGCGGCTCCCGGATTCCTCCGGCTCGTGCTCGCGATGCCGCGTCCGCTGCTCGCGGACGCGGTCGCCGCCATGGGCGCGAGCGCGCGCGAGTAG
- a CDS encoding TerC family protein, translated as MNITPAIWLITIAITIAFFVFEFFVHVRKPHAPTIRESAVWSVFYIGLALLFGVGIGMVSGWTFGGEYFAGYLTEKALSIDNLFVFLIIMTGFAVPKEYQQKVLMIGIVIALIMRGAFIALGAALIENVSWVFYIFGAFLLYLAWQQAFSSHESDPSNGRIVRFMRRILPVHDEYHGDRLTVKIDGKRFVTPMLLTIIAVGFIDLVFALDSIPAIYGLTQEAYIVFTANAFALMGLRQLFFLVGGLLERLVYLAQGLAVILAFIGVKLVFHALHVNELPFINGGEHIDWVPEIPIWFSLLFIGATIAVATVASLLKTRNDRLKADRGQVQGHPVATAEVDEH; from the coding sequence GTGAACATCACCCCCGCCATCTGGCTCATCACGATCGCGATCACGATCGCCTTCTTCGTCTTCGAGTTCTTCGTGCACGTGCGAAAGCCGCACGCCCCCACCATCCGCGAATCCGCCGTCTGGTCGGTCTTCTACATCGGCCTGGCGCTGCTGTTCGGCGTCGGGATCGGCATGGTCTCGGGCTGGACCTTCGGTGGCGAGTACTTCGCGGGGTACCTCACCGAGAAGGCGCTGTCGATCGACAACCTCTTCGTCTTCCTCATCATCATGACGGGCTTCGCCGTGCCCAAGGAGTACCAGCAGAAGGTGCTCATGATCGGCATCGTGATCGCGCTCATCATGCGCGGCGCGTTCATCGCGCTGGGCGCCGCCCTTATCGAGAACGTCTCCTGGGTGTTCTACATCTTCGGCGCGTTCCTGCTCTACCTGGCCTGGCAGCAGGCGTTCTCGAGCCACGAGTCCGACCCTTCGAACGGGCGGATCGTGCGGTTCATGCGCCGCATCCTCCCGGTTCACGACGAGTACCACGGCGACCGGCTGACCGTGAAGATCGACGGCAAGCGCTTCGTCACCCCCATGCTTCTGACGATCATCGCCGTGGGCTTCATCGATCTGGTCTTCGCCCTCGACTCGATCCCCGCGATCTACGGGCTCACGCAGGAGGCGTACATCGTCTTCACCGCCAACGCGTTCGCCCTGATGGGCCTGCGCCAGCTCTTCTTCCTCGTCGGCGGACTGTTGGAGCGCCTGGTCTACCTGGCGCAGGGCCTCGCCGTCATCCTGGCCTTCATCGGTGTGAAGCTCGTCTTCCACGCACTCCACGTCAACGAGCTGCCGTTCATCAACGGCGGCGAGCACATCGACTGGGTCCCCGAAATCCCGATCTGGTTCTCGCTGCTGTTCATCGGCGCGACGATCGCGGTGGCCACCGTCGCGAGCCTGCTGAAGACCCGCAACGACCGCCTGAAGGCCGACCGCGGCCAGGTGCAGGGACACCCCGTCGCCACCGCCGAGGTCGACGAGCACTGA
- a CDS encoding endo alpha-1,4 polygalactosaminidase, producing MTRRAALAPVRAAAALALIASVAVAVAACASEPAPPHPPPSAVPADYQLGGAYPPDPRVGIVARDRSAAPVDGVYSICYLNAFQTQPGERDEWPDDLVLRQDGADVMDPDWPDEALLDTRSDGARQAIAERVGEWIDGCAAAGYDAVEFDNLDTYTRSDDLLRADDNLALATLLVERAHRAGLAAGQKNAAEDAERLRAEAGFDFAVVEECAYYDECAAYTDVYGDAVVAIEYTDAIDRPFDDLCADPAMPASLVLRDRDLTTPGDADYAFEICPR from the coding sequence ATGACCCGCCGCGCCGCGCTTGCGCCGGTGCGTGCCGCAGCCGCTCTCGCGCTGATCGCGAGTGTCGCCGTCGCCGTCGCCGCGTGTGCGAGCGAGCCCGCGCCGCCGCATCCGCCGCCCTCCGCGGTGCCGGCCGACTATCAGCTCGGTGGCGCGTATCCGCCGGACCCGCGGGTGGGCATCGTTGCCCGCGACCGCTCCGCGGCGCCTGTCGACGGGGTGTACTCGATCTGTTATCTCAATGCGTTCCAGACGCAGCCCGGCGAGCGCGACGAGTGGCCCGACGACCTCGTCCTCCGCCAGGACGGTGCGGACGTCATGGATCCGGACTGGCCCGACGAAGCGCTCCTCGACACCCGTTCGGATGGCGCTCGCCAGGCCATCGCGGAGCGCGTCGGCGAGTGGATCGACGGCTGTGCGGCGGCGGGCTACGACGCGGTCGAGTTCGACAACCTCGACACCTACACGCGCTCCGACGATCTCCTGAGAGCCGACGACAACCTCGCCCTCGCGACGCTGCTCGTCGAGCGGGCGCATCGTGCGGGCCTTGCGGCGGGCCAGAAGAACGCGGCGGAGGATGCCGAGCGTCTGCGCGCGGAGGCCGGCTTCGACTTCGCGGTGGTGGAGGAGTGCGCGTACTACGACGAGTGCGCCGCCTACACCGACGTCTACGGCGACGCCGTGGTCGCGATCGAGTACACCGATGCGATCGACCGGCCGTTCGACGACCTCTGCGCCGATCCCGCGATGCCCGCATCCCTCGTGCTGCGCGATCGCGACCTCACGACGCCGGGGGATGCGGACTACGCCTTCGAGATCTGTCCGCGCTGA
- a CDS encoding response regulator transcription factor, producing the protein MASILVVEDDADVAQLIQHRLAASGHEVAVAPDGEQGLVAARDAHPSLVILDWMMPYRTGLEVCTELRGDASFASTRIMMLTARTQDEDIARAFSAGADDFMTKPFSPRELVARVGALLAS; encoded by the coding sequence GTGGCCAGCATCCTGGTCGTCGAAGACGACGCCGATGTGGCGCAGCTGATCCAGCACCGCCTGGCGGCGTCGGGGCACGAGGTCGCGGTGGCTCCCGATGGTGAGCAGGGCCTCGTCGCCGCGCGCGACGCGCATCCCTCCCTCGTGATCCTGGACTGGATGATGCCGTACCGCACCGGTCTGGAAGTGTGCACCGAGCTCCGCGGCGACGCGTCGTTCGCGAGCACCCGCATCATGATGCTCACCGCCCGGACCCAGGACGAGGACATCGCGCGCGCGTTCTCGGCCGGCGCCGACGACTTCATGACGAAGCCCTTCTCGCCGCGCGAGCTCGTCGCGCGGGTGGGGGCCCTGCTCGCCTCATGA
- a CDS encoding ATP-binding protein, translated as MKAGAPFATLGAPARTAWIPPWWSWPIAAIVIGALGLTGTVFTPPGGSAAAWWPAAGAAVLFALLNPPRRRGASVLLVLVVTVIPNLVYGRSLAVAVGYALGNAMEVAAVLTVLAIWGYRGSNAFVLRRTREALVFVVAGLTGALVAAMIAAATAALLGGGDFSATALTVFPSHAAAVLLIAPFACIPPSFGSTPLPRWEGVLQPALLLGVLAFVAVPRVEIPLTFLPFMIIAWGCLRLPFVVALVEVLVAGVAILMVTLAGRGPFALGLSSAERAITVEIFLIALATVSLLLLTARAEQQETARVAARTSHLLSGGLVETEVGLAVARRAGESTQLLWANPAARSMIALELDGDGWRGPLEHVARHASRDGVERVHTDGDTSLRLVANPIEDDPGLFAVQLLDVSSTVRMIEARADAERERDAATELRADLSRQRDDFISTTSHELRTPLTNVLGYAELLEESPVLTALERDWVSRIRRNGLRLSDLVEDLLMVGGAHATPVSPGEQHTLSTRSVVAAIVASHGAAADEKRLRLEIDIDAGANVHGVPADIHRSLGALLTNAILFTPVDGDVLVRVREDGGITEFSVSDSGPGMSDADRDRAFDRFFRGVQAEHSGTPGVGLGLSIAQRLAKRNGGTLELVSPASGGLRAVLRLPAAPQPA; from the coding sequence ATGAAGGCTGGCGCCCCGTTCGCGACACTCGGCGCCCCGGCACGGACCGCATGGATCCCCCCGTGGTGGAGTTGGCCGATCGCCGCGATCGTCATCGGCGCACTGGGCCTCACGGGGACGGTCTTCACGCCTCCGGGAGGCAGCGCCGCCGCGTGGTGGCCGGCCGCGGGAGCGGCCGTCCTCTTCGCCCTGCTCAATCCACCGCGCCGCCGCGGCGCCTCCGTTCTGCTGGTTCTCGTCGTGACGGTGATCCCCAACCTCGTCTACGGCCGTTCGCTCGCGGTGGCCGTCGGCTATGCGCTGGGGAACGCCATGGAGGTCGCGGCTGTGCTGACAGTGCTGGCGATCTGGGGCTACCGCGGATCGAACGCTTTCGTCCTGCGCCGCACGCGCGAGGCGCTCGTCTTCGTGGTCGCTGGCCTCACGGGCGCCCTCGTCGCCGCGATGATCGCCGCCGCCACGGCCGCGCTGCTCGGCGGTGGCGACTTCTCGGCGACCGCGCTGACCGTCTTTCCTTCCCACGCGGCCGCCGTGCTCCTGATCGCTCCGTTCGCCTGCATCCCGCCGTCGTTCGGCTCCACACCACTGCCGCGCTGGGAGGGCGTGCTGCAGCCCGCCCTCCTGCTCGGCGTGCTCGCGTTCGTCGCCGTTCCCCGCGTGGAGATCCCCCTCACCTTCCTGCCGTTCATGATCATCGCGTGGGGATGTCTGCGCCTGCCGTTCGTGGTCGCCCTCGTCGAGGTGCTGGTCGCCGGCGTCGCGATTCTCATGGTCACCCTGGCGGGGCGCGGGCCTTTCGCACTCGGGCTCTCGTCGGCTGAGCGCGCGATCACCGTCGAGATCTTCCTCATCGCCTTGGCGACCGTGTCGCTCCTGCTGCTCACCGCACGCGCGGAGCAGCAGGAGACGGCGCGGGTGGCGGCGCGCACCAGCCACCTGCTCTCGGGCGGTCTGGTCGAGACCGAGGTGGGACTCGCCGTGGCGCGCCGCGCCGGCGAGAGCACCCAGCTGCTGTGGGCGAATCCGGCCGCGCGCTCCATGATCGCCCTCGAACTCGACGGTGACGGTTGGAGGGGTCCCCTCGAGCACGTCGCCCGCCACGCCAGTCGCGACGGCGTCGAGCGTGTGCACACCGACGGAGACACGTCGCTGCGCCTCGTTGCCAACCCGATCGAGGACGATCCCGGACTGTTCGCCGTACAGCTGCTCGACGTGTCGAGCACCGTCCGCATGATCGAGGCCCGCGCGGACGCCGAGCGCGAGCGCGACGCGGCCACGGAGCTGCGCGCCGACCTCAGCCGGCAGCGCGACGACTTCATCTCGACCACGAGTCACGAGCTTCGGACGCCCTTGACGAACGTGCTGGGCTACGCCGAGCTTCTCGAAGAGTCGCCCGTGCTGACCGCTCTCGAACGCGACTGGGTCTCCCGCATCCGGCGGAACGGTCTGCGTCTGTCGGATCTCGTGGAGGATCTGCTGATGGTCGGCGGCGCCCATGCGACGCCCGTGAGCCCCGGCGAGCAGCACACGCTCTCGACCCGTTCCGTGGTGGCGGCGATCGTCGCCTCCCACGGCGCCGCGGCCGATGAGAAACGGCTGCGCCTCGAGATCGACATCGATGCCGGAGCGAACGTGCACGGGGTTCCCGCCGACATCCATCGCTCGCTCGGAGCGCTGCTCACCAACGCGATCCTGTTCACACCGGTCGACGGGGACGTGCTGGTGCGCGTACGCGAAGACGGCGGGATCACCGAGTTCTCGGTCAGCGACAGCGGGCCGGGCATGAGCGACGCGGACCGCGACCGCGCCTTCGACCGGTTCTTCCGGGGCGTCCAGGCGGAGCATTCCGGCACACCCGGCGTCGGCCTCGGCCTGTCCATCGCGCAGCGCCTCGCGAAACGGAACGGCGGCACCCTGGAGCTCGTCTCCCCTGCGTCCGGCGGTCTGCGTGCGGTGCTGCGGCTGCCGGCGGCACCGCAACCCGCCTGA